The genomic region GCGCGCTGGGCGCTGCGCCGGATCGGCGCGGCCGCGGACGTGGTCACCTGCGTGAGCCGGTACACCCGCTCGGCCATCGCCTCCTCCTTCGGCCCGCTGGCCGCGCTGGAACACCTGCCGGCTGGGGTGGACGCCACCTACTTCCGCCCGGACTCCGTTGCCCGCCAAGAGATCCGCCGCCGCCACCGGCTCGGCGCGGCCCCGGTGGTGCTGTGCGTCTCCCGCCTGGTCCCGCGCAAGGGCCAGGACGCCCTGATCCGCGCCCTGCCCCGGATCCGGCACCAGGTCCCCGGCGCGAAGCTCCTCCTGGTCGGCGGCGGCCCGTACCTCAAGCGCCTGCGCCGCCTGGCCAGACAGTCCACTGTGGACGAACACGTGATCTTCACCGGCGCGCTCCCGATGACCGAGGTCCCCGCCTACTACGCCGCCGCCGACGTCTTCGCCATGCCCTGCCGCAAACGCGGCTTCGGCCTGGACGTCGAAGGCCACGGCCTGGTCTTCCTGGAGGCCGCGGCCAGCGGGCTGCCGGTGGTGGCCGGGGACTCCGGCGGGGTGCCGGAGACGGTGCGGGACGGGGTCACCGGCAGCGTGGTGGACGGGCGCTCGGTGCGCGCGGTGGCCGAGTCGGTCGGGCGGCTGCTGGGTGATCCGGAGCTGGCGGCGAGCATGGGGCGGGCCGGGCGGGAGTGGATGCGCCGGGCCTGGCGCTGGGACGCCGCGGGGGCCCGGCTGGCGGGTTACCTGGACGGCTGAGCCGCGTCCAGCTCGGCGAGCAGCGCCAGCGTCTGCCCGGTGCCACCCTCGTAGCCGGTCTCCTGGAAAGCGGTCAGCGCGGCCCGCGCGTGCTGGGCCGCCACCGCGGTCGCGCCCAGCCGCTGTTCGGCCCTGGCCAGCGCCAGCAGGCCGCGGGCCTCGAAGGTCCGCTGGTGGGTCCGCCGGGCCAGGGCGACCGCCTCGCCGGCGACCCGCCGGGCCTCGGGCAGTTCGGCCAGGTCGAGGTGGGCCAGGGCGTTGCCGAGCAGCGCCTGCGTCATCTCCTGGAACTGGCCGAGCGGGGCCGCCTGCTGGTAGGCGGCGGCGAAGCGGTCGGCGGCGAGCCGGGGCCGTCCCCGCCGGTGCTCCGCGATGCCCTCGGCGAGCAGCCCGTAGGCGCTGTTGAGCCTGCGCCGCACCGGGTACGGGTCGGTCCGCAGCGCGGTGATCTGCCGCTGCGCCTGCTCGTAGTCGCCCAGCTCCGCGTAGGCCTCGGCGATCAGGCCGGCGCCGACGGACTCCGGGAGCGCGATACCCAGTTTCCAGCGCAGGTCCCGGCAGCGCGACAGGCTGCGCACGGCCAGCTCGGGCCGCCCGAGGCGGACCTGCTGATCGGCGAGGTCGGCCAGGGCGAGCGTCTCCAGCCCCGCCGCGCCGAGCTCGGCGAAGATCTCGATCGCGGCGGAGACCTGCGCGCCGGACTCGGCGAGGCGGCCCAGCCGCATGGTCGCCGCGCCGAGGTGGGTCAGCGCCACCCCCTGGACCAGCCGCGAACCCGCCGCGGTGGCGATCCGGTGGGCGCGCTCGAAGTACACCTGGGACCGGTCCAGCCGGCCGGCGAGGCCGTGGGCGTGGCCGATGCGGATCAGCGCGAGGGCTTCGCCCGCGGGCAGGCCGAGCCGGGTAAAGACCAGCTTGGCCTCAGCGCCCAGCCGCACACTGGTGCGGTAGTCCCGCCGCCAGAGCAGGATCTCGCTCAGGATGCCCCGCGCGTCCGCGCCCGCCCGGAGCGCTCCGGCCCGGTCCGCTGCTTCGACGGTGCGCCGGGCGAGGACGACCTGCTCGGCGTGCTGGTACTGGATGTAGAGCACCCGCAGCATCGCGATGCCCAGCAGCGCCGCCCGCTCCGGATCGGCGTCGACAGCGCGCCCCTGCACCCCGGTCAGGGTGGCGAACTCGGTGTCGAACCACTCCAGGCCCTCGGCCGCGGTGCGCGGTCGCGGCCAGGCCCGCTGGGGCGACCAGTCGTCGAGCGCGGTCTCGGTGCGCGGCCCGTACAGCAGGCCGATCAACTGCACCGTGCCGGTCAGGCAGTGCTCGAGCAGCCGGTGTTCGGCGGCCGCCCGGTCCGCGGGGGCGTCCTCGGCCTGGTGGCGTTCCGCGGCGTAGAGGTGGAGCAGGTCGTGCGCGCGGTAGCGCCCCGGCCGGTACTCGTCGACCAGGTGCGCGTCGGCCAGTTCGGCCAGTGCGGCCCCGGCCGGTTCCCCGGCGAGCGCCGCCGCGGTCGGTTCGGTGAGGTCCGAGCCGGGCGTCACGCTCGACAGCCGGAACATCCGGCGGGCCGGGACGGTCAGCGCGCGGTAGGACAGGTCGAAGGCGCGGCGGACCACCGTGTCCTGGTCGTCGTCGATGGCCAGTTCGGCGAGCCGGTCGCGGCCGGCCAGGCGGTGCAGGTAGGCGCCGAGGTCGGGGGAGGACAGGCCCGCGATGTTGGCCGCGGCCACCCGCAGTGCGAGCGGCAGCCGGGCGCACAGGTCAGCCAGCTGGGCGGACTCGGCTGGGTGGGCCTCGACCAGGTCCGGGCCGAGGATGCGGGTGAGCAGGGTTCGGGCTTCGGCCGGGTTGAGGACGTCCAGGGTGACGCGGCGGCACTCCGGCAGGCCGGGGATGACGCCGCGGCTGGTGATCAGGGTGCGGCAGTGCTTGCCGGTGGGCACCAGGGGGGCGACCGTGGTGGCGTCGGCGGCGTTGTCCAGCAGGACCAGGAAGCGGCGGTCGGCCAGCAGGGACTGGTACAGGCGGGCGCGGCCCGGTTCGTCGGCGGGGATCTCGGACTCGGTGAGGCCGAAGGCGCGCAGGAAGCGGGCCAGCACGGCGAAGGTGGTGGGTTTCTCCTCGGGGGAGTAGCCGCGCAGGTCGACGTAGAGCTGGCCGTCGGGGTAGCGGTCCTTGAGCAGGTGGCCGATGTGCACGGCCAGCGCGGTCTTGCCGACGCCGGGCTGGCCGTAGATCACCGTGCAGCCGTGCGGGGCCGTGGTGATGGCCTCGACCAGCTCCGCGCGGCCGACGAAGTCGTTGATGTCCAACGGGAGCTGGTGGATGGGCAGGCCGCCGCGCGGGGCAGGGGGCGGGGTGGCGCGGGGGTGCTGTTCGGTCAGGATGGCCTGGTGCTGGGCGCGCAGTTCCGGGGACGGGCGGATGCCGAGCAGTCTGCTCAGGGTCTCGCTCGCGGTCTGGAAGGCTTGCAGCGCCTCGGCTTGGCGGCCGGAGCCGGCCAGCGCGAGCATCAGCTGGGCCCAGTGCCGTTCGCGCAGCGGGTCCTGGGTGGTCAGCTGTTGCAGCTCCGGCACCAGCTCGGCGTGCCCGCCCAGGGCCAGGTCCAGGTCGATCCGGCGTTCCAGCGCCTGCTGCCGTTCGGCTTCCAGTCCGGCCGCGGTGACCCGCAGGGCGGGGGAGAAGACGTCGGAGAGCGCGGGGCCACGCCACAGTGCCAGTGCGGCGCGCAGGGTGGCGCGTTCGGCGTGCGGGTCGCCGCCCGCTTCGGCGACCAGGGCGCGGAAGCGGTGCAGGTCAACGGAATCGGGCTGGACCTCGGCCAGGTAGCCGGTGGCGGTGGTGCGCAGCACCGGTTCGGGCAGGGTGGCGCGCATGCGGCGGATGTAGGTCTGCAGCGCGTTCTTCGGGTTGCGCGGGGGCTGCTCCCACACCTGCTCGGTCAGCTCGGTGATGCTCACCGGCCGCCCTGGGCGCAGCAGCAGCGCGGCCAGCACGGTGCGGTGCTTGCCGGGCAGCGCGGGCAGGAGCTGTCCATTGTGGACTGTCTCGGTGGGGCCGAGCAGCCGGAACTCCAGTGTCACGGGGTGGCTCCGTGCTCGGCCAGCCTGGCCCGGACGGCGCTGGTGTCCACCACGCCCATGGTCACGTAGTGTGCCAGCGCCTCTGTCCACAGTGGACGGGCGACACGCGGGCCGTGGGTGGCCAGTCTGGCCCGGCCCAGCACCTCCAGCGCCTGCGCCTCACCCGGTCGCCTGCCGGTCTCCCGGTGCACCGCGATCGCGGACTCGGCCAGCCCGGCCGCGGTCTCCGGCTCGCCGAGGTCCAGCCGCACCACGGCCAGCTCGGTGAGCGCGTCGCCGAGCGCGGTGCGCAGGCCCCTGGTGCGGGCCATCTGCTCGCCCTCCTCGGCGTGTGGCAGCGCCGCGGCCGGGTCGCCCTGGCCCCGGCGCACCGCGGAGACGCCGAGGCAGATCAGCACCGGGACCGCGGGGTGGCCGCCGGAGGTGCTGGCCAGCTCGCGGGCGGCCCGGTAGTGCCGCAGCGCCTCGGGCCACTCCCGGTGCGCGCGGTGGATGGCCGCGATCAGCGTGCGGGTGGCCGGTTCCAGGCGGTCCCGCGAGCTGCCCGCCTCGCTGGCCAGCACCCGGTCCAGGTGCACCCGCGCGGCCGCCACATCGCCCCTGGCCAGCTCGAACCGGGCGCGGGCCTCCTCGACCAGGCGCTGCTGCAACCGGCCCAGGCGCTGGGCCAGCCGCTGCGCCTGGGCCAGCCGCCGGCCGGCCTCGGTGAACTCGCCCACCCCGGCCAGGGTGTCGGCCAGGTGCACCAGGCACAGCGTCTCCGACTCGTGCGCCTGTAGCCGGTGCGCGATCCGGTAGGCGTGCTCGATCCGGGCGACCGCCTCGGGCAGCCGGCCGACCGCGACGTAGGCCGAGTGCAGGCCCTGGCTGGCGTAGCCCTCACCCGCCGGGAACCCGGCCTCGGCGCTGAGCCGGATCGCCTCGGTGTAGCGGGCGATCGCCCGGTGGAACCGGGTGGCGACCTCGTAGGCCATGCCGATGTTGGTCAGCGCCATGGCCTTTCCCGAGCGGGAGCCGACCTCGCGGTAGCGGCACACCGCCAGCGCGCCGTGCCGCACCGCCTCGGCCACCCGCCCGTACACCGACAGCGCCCCGCTGAGCGCGTTGTGCATGTCGGCCTGCCCGAGGACCAGGCCCTGCCGCCGCGCCGAGCGCAGCCCGGCCTCGCAGCTGAGCACCTGCTCCTCGAAGTGCCCGTTGGTCCAGAAGTGGGTGGTCAGCGCGGTGGCCAGGGCCACGCACAGCTCGTCCGGCTGCTCCTGGGTGGCCAGCACGGCGGCCACCAGGGTGGCGCGTTCGGCGTCCAGCCAGTGCTTGGCGCCGTCGGAGTCGGTGAAGGGGGCCTGCTCGCCGACGCCCTCGCGCGGGGCCTCGGCGTAGAGCAGCACGGCGGCGTAGCTCGCACAGTCCAGCAGGTAGGCCAGCAGCCGCTGCCGCGCCTCGGCCACCGCCTCCGGCGGGTCCTCCAGGTCGCGCTGCCTGCCGGTGTAGAGCCGGAGCAGGTCGTGGAACTGGTAGCGGCCCTCGCGGTGCTCCTGCACCAGGTGCGCGGTGGCCAGCTGGTGCAGCAGCTCGGCCGCCTCCTCCCGGGTGCACCCGGTGAGCACGGCGGCGTGCGCGGCGGTGAAGTCGGGGCCGGGCACCAGGCCGAGGTCGCGGAAGACCCGTTGCGCGGCAGGGGAAAGCGTGGCGTAGGACAGGTCGAAGGCGCGGTGCACGGCCGCGTCGTCGTCGCCGTCGATGGCCAGCGCGGCCAGCCGGTTGCCGGTGGCCAGCTCGTGCACGTAGCCGGGCAGGTCCGGCTCGCCGCGGACGGTCAGGTTGGCCGCGGCGATGCGCAGCGCCAGCGGCAGCCGCGCGCACAGACCGGCCAGCTCGGCGGCGGCCGCGCGGTGCGCCGCCAGGTGTTCCGGGCCGAGGATCGCGCCGATCAGGTCCAGGGAGTCCTGTTCCCCCAACGGGTCCAGCCGGATCCGATGACAGTCCACAGTGGACAGCGCGTTGCGGCTGGTGACCAGCGCGGCGCAGCCGGGGGTGTCCGGCAGCAGCGGCAGCAGCTGGGCCGCCGAGCCCGCGTTGTCCAGCAGCACCAGCACCCGCCGCCCGGCCAGCAGCGCCCGGTAGCGGCTGATCCGGTCCGCGGTGCGGTAGGGAACCTGGTCGGCGGGCACGCCGAGCGCGCGCAGGAACTGGCCGAGCACCTGGGCGGGGTCGAGCTGCTCGCCGGGGCAGTAGCCGCGCAGGTTGACGTAGAGCTGGCCGTCCGGGAAGGCCGGGCGCAGCAGGTGCCCGGCGCGCACCGCGAGCGCGGTCTTGCCGATGCCGGGCTGCCCGCACACCAGCACCCGCTGCTCCCGCTGCCGCGCCAGCAGCTCGCCCAGCTCGGTCAGCTCGGTGTGCCGGCCGGTGAAGTCACTGATGTCGGAGGGCAGCTGGCAGGCCGGTCGCCACAGCTCGGCCGCCGGTGGCGGCGCGGCCAGCCCAGGGGCGTTGGTCAGCACCGCCTCGTGCGTCCAGCGCAGCCGGGCCCCCGGCGAGATGCCCAGCTCGGCCTGCAGGGTGGCCGCCGCGGTGGCGTAGACCTGCACCGCCTCGGCCGGGCGCTGGGCACGGTAGAGGGCGACCATCAGCTGGCTCCAGAACACCTCCCGCACCGGGTGCCGCCGGGTGAGCAGCTGGAGCTCGCCGATCACCGCGTTGTGCTCGCCGCGGTCCAGGTCCAGCTGGATCCGCCTGGCCAGCGCGGTCAGCCTGCGCTCCTGCCAGCGGGCCGCCTCCGGTTCGGTGAAGCCCGGCGCGGGCACGTCGGCGAAGGGCTCGCCGTGCCACTGGGCCAGCGCCGCGGTCAGCTCGGCGTGCTCCACCTCGGTGTCCTGGGCCTCGTCCGCGCGGCGCAGGTGCGCGGCGAACCGGTGCAGGTCAACGGCTTCCGGCGGCACGTCGAGCAGGTAGCCGTGCGCCACGGTGCGGATCACCTCGGCGCCCAGGCGGGCGCGCAGCCGCTGCACGTAGGTGTGCACCGCGCCGCGCGGGTTGCGCGGCCGGGCGGCCTCCCTCGGCCACAGGTGGCCCGCGATGGCGTCCGCCTCGATCGGCTTGCCGGGACTGAGCAGCAGGCAGGCCAGCAGCACCCGGTGCTGGGCCGCGCCGATCCGCAGCACCCGGCCGGCCCTGCTCACCTGCAACGGACCGAGGACCTGGAACTCCAGCCCGGTCACGCCACCACCCCCCTTCCGCTCAACCTGTCTA from Crossiella sp. CA-258035 harbors:
- a CDS encoding glycosyltransferase family 4 protein, whose translation is MRRTLLVTNDFPPRPGGIPAYLHSLATALPPDSLVVYAPAWDGPVGSAADFDAALPFPVIRHASPLLLPEPEVVARATDILRAEGCTAVWFGAAAPLGLLAARLRVAGARRVVACSHGHEVGWSMFPGARWALRRIGAAADVVTCVSRYTRSAIASSFGPLAALEHLPAGVDATYFRPDSVARQEIRRRHRLGAAPVVLCVSRLVPRKGQDALIRALPRIRHQVPGAKLLLVGGGPYLKRLRRLARQSTVDEHVIFTGALPMTEVPAYYAAADVFAMPCRKRGFGLDVEGHGLVFLEAAASGLPVVAGDSGGVPETVRDGVTGSVVDGRSVRAVAESVGRLLGDPELAASMGRAGREWMRRAWRWDAAGARLAGYLDG
- a CDS encoding AfsR/SARP family transcriptional regulator, translated to MTLEFRLLGPTETVHNGQLLPALPGKHRTVLAALLLRPGRPVSITELTEQVWEQPPRNPKNALQTYIRRMRATLPEPVLRTTATGYLAEVQPDSVDLHRFRALVAEAGGDPHAERATLRAALALWRGPALSDVFSPALRVTAAGLEAERQQALERRIDLDLALGGHAELVPELQQLTTQDPLRERHWAQLMLALAGSGRQAEALQAFQTASETLSRLLGIRPSPELRAQHQAILTEQHPRATPPPAPRGGLPIHQLPLDINDFVGRAELVEAITTAPHGCTVIYGQPGVGKTALAVHIGHLLKDRYPDGQLYVDLRGYSPEEKPTTFAVLARFLRAFGLTESEIPADEPGRARLYQSLLADRRFLVLLDNAADATTVAPLVPTGKHCRTLITSRGVIPGLPECRRVTLDVLNPAEARTLLTRILGPDLVEAHPAESAQLADLCARLPLALRVAAANIAGLSSPDLGAYLHRLAGRDRLAELAIDDDQDTVVRRAFDLSYRALTVPARRMFRLSSVTPGSDLTEPTAAALAGEPAGAALAELADAHLVDEYRPGRYRAHDLLHLYAAERHQAEDAPADRAAAEHRLLEHCLTGTVQLIGLLYGPRTETALDDWSPQRAWPRPRTAAEGLEWFDTEFATLTGVQGRAVDADPERAALLGIAMLRVLYIQYQHAEQVVLARRTVEAADRAGALRAGADARGILSEILLWRRDYRTSVRLGAEAKLVFTRLGLPAGEALALIRIGHAHGLAGRLDRSQVYFERAHRIATAAGSRLVQGVALTHLGAATMRLGRLAESGAQVSAAIEIFAELGAAGLETLALADLADQQVRLGRPELAVRSLSRCRDLRWKLGIALPESVGAGLIAEAYAELGDYEQAQRQITALRTDPYPVRRRLNSAYGLLAEGIAEHRRGRPRLAADRFAAAYQQAAPLGQFQEMTQALLGNALAHLDLAELPEARRVAGEAVALARRTHQRTFEARGLLALARAEQRLGATAVAAQHARAALTAFQETGYEGGTGQTLALLAELDAAQPSR
- a CDS encoding BTAD domain-containing putative transcriptional regulator, with protein sequence MTGLEFQVLGPLQVSRAGRVLRIGAAQHRVLLACLLLSPGKPIEADAIAGHLWPREAARPRNPRGAVHTYVQRLRARLGAEVIRTVAHGYLLDVPPEAVDLHRFAAHLRRADEAQDTEVEHAELTAALAQWHGEPFADVPAPGFTEPEAARWQERRLTALARRIQLDLDRGEHNAVIGELQLLTRRHPVREVFWSQLMVALYRAQRPAEAVQVYATAAATLQAELGISPGARLRWTHEAVLTNAPGLAAPPPAAELWRPACQLPSDISDFTGRHTELTELGELLARQREQRVLVCGQPGIGKTALAVRAGHLLRPAFPDGQLYVNLRGYCPGEQLDPAQVLGQFLRALGVPADQVPYRTADRISRYRALLAGRRVLVLLDNAGSAAQLLPLLPDTPGCAALVTSRNALSTVDCHRIRLDPLGEQDSLDLIGAILGPEHLAAHRAAAAELAGLCARLPLALRIAAANLTVRGEPDLPGYVHELATGNRLAALAIDGDDDAAVHRAFDLSYATLSPAAQRVFRDLGLVPGPDFTAAHAAVLTGCTREEAAELLHQLATAHLVQEHREGRYQFHDLLRLYTGRQRDLEDPPEAVAEARQRLLAYLLDCASYAAVLLYAEAPREGVGEQAPFTDSDGAKHWLDAERATLVAAVLATQEQPDELCVALATALTTHFWTNGHFEEQVLSCEAGLRSARRQGLVLGQADMHNALSGALSVYGRVAEAVRHGALAVCRYREVGSRSGKAMALTNIGMAYEVATRFHRAIARYTEAIRLSAEAGFPAGEGYASQGLHSAYVAVGRLPEAVARIEHAYRIAHRLQAHESETLCLVHLADTLAGVGEFTEAGRRLAQAQRLAQRLGRLQQRLVEEARARFELARGDVAAARVHLDRVLASEAGSSRDRLEPATRTLIAAIHRAHREWPEALRHYRAARELASTSGGHPAVPVLICLGVSAVRRGQGDPAAALPHAEEGEQMARTRGLRTALGDALTELAVVRLDLGEPETAAGLAESAIAVHRETGRRPGEAQALEVLGRARLATHGPRVARPLWTEALAHYVTMGVVDTSAVRARLAEHGATP